The following DNA comes from Catenulispora sp. MAP5-51.
CGCTGCAGGCCCTCGGCGGAGCCAAGGCCGTGATGGCGACCGCGTCGAGCTCCGACGCCATCGCAGCGACGGTCGACGGGCTCGCCCCGCGCGGCGAACTCGTCGTGATCGGCGCGACGCCTGACCCCATGGGAATCAGCCCATTGCAACTGCTACTCCGTGGCCGTGTCCTGCGCGGGCACCCGGCTGGCACGGCGGAGTCCGTCCAGGAGACCATGGAGTTCAGCGTGCTCCATGGGATCGTCCCGACGAACGAGGTGGTCCCGTTGAGCCAGATCAACGACGCGTTCCAGCGCATGATGTCCGGTGCCGCACGCTTTCGGATGGTGCTCACACCGTGGTGACTCGGCTTGGCAGAGCATGTTGTCCGGTACCGAGACAGCCATCGGGAGATCCTAGTGATTCCCGGGAGTAGGCCAACCGGCAGCCTCTGGGTGGACAGCCGTCGACAGGCGAGGACTTGTTGCTCCAGGACTTCAAGTCCTGACGAAAGATGATGCCCCTGTCGGTGGGCCGGCAGTTGATCGCTGATGGAAGGTTATGCAAGGAGAGCCGCCATGTTTGCATCTCACTGTGCTGGGCAGGACGTCCTCCGGCCGATCTTTCCCGAGGACGTTGAGTGGAAGCCGTTTCCGGCGTTCCCGCCGGGCGCGCAACTGGCCATCCTCGTCGGCAACCCCACCGAAGCGGGACCCTACATGATCCGGGTCAGGCTCCAGCCCGACACGAAGATCTTGCCGCACCGGCACCCGGAGGACCGCGTGTACACGGTCATCTCCGGAATCTTCTACATCGGAGTGGGCGAGGAGTTCGACGCCGAAAAGCTCTTGGCATACCCACCCGGCACCGCCGTGGTCCTGCCCGGCAACACGCCGCACTTCCACTGGTCCAAGTCCGGCGGGTACATCACCCAGGTCACTGCGATCGGACCTCTCGGCCTCGAGTACGTCAACCCGAAAGACGACCCACGACACGGCAAGTAACGGATGTTCTCCGCCCCTGCTTGATTCGTGGGATCGCTGCAGGTCAGGTGACCTTCAGTAGTCGTATGCGATCAGTGAACGCTTGTGCGCTACGCCGAAAACCCAGTTATTCAAGATGGGGCGTCCAAGGCGAGCAGGCGTTGTGTGGCCGGGTAGCCCGGAGCGTTGCAGCTCCGGGCTCCCACAGATCCGCACGTAAACCTCTCGGTTTATACGGCTCTTGTCATTCTGGTCACCAGACGACGGGGACAGTGTTGACCCAGGCCCAGTGAGCGAAGAACCTTGGGCGGAGCTTGACCGCCCGGCTCCACGCCTCGTGGGCCCGCTTGCGTCCCCGGAGCCTCTCGTACTTGTTTCGGGACCAGCGCATCAAGTAGGCGTTGATGCGCCCCAGCAGGGGTGTGAGCGCTGAGCGGTAGAAGGCCCCGTAGTAGGCCATCCAGCCCCGCACGACCGGGTTGATCATGCGGGCGAGGTCCGATTCGGTGGAACCGGTCCGGCGGTGCAGCCGCCAGGCGCGGACCGTCGCGCTCATCTTCTTCAGGGCGTCCTTGCTGGTCGCCGGGAGGAAGCTCAGGAACATCTTCCCGTTCTTCCCCAGCGCCCCGCGCGGCCGGAATGTGAACCCCAGGAACGTGAACTCGGTGCGGTCATATGCTCCGCGCCGCTTGCCGTCCTTGCA
Coding sequences within:
- a CDS encoding cupin domain-containing protein, with translation MFASHCAGQDVLRPIFPEDVEWKPFPAFPPGAQLAILVGNPTEAGPYMIRVRLQPDTKILPHRHPEDRVYTVISGIFYIGVGEEFDAEKLLAYPPGTAVVLPGNTPHFHWSKSGGYITQVTAIGPLGLEYVNPKDDPRHGK